In a single window of the Esox lucius isolate fEsoLuc1 chromosome 22, fEsoLuc1.pri, whole genome shotgun sequence genome:
- the spega gene encoding striated muscle preferentially expressed protein kinase isoform X4, producing MSNNPKNIPETGTHPSTVIPSKRARVTKDPVAQDLDAGNPVPTPPVFLRKLRKAAVGTGCDIRLRVSVAGHPAPSLRWYHNEEPLAQSKEHDAGGLWIRDCKPSDAGLYTCMASNSLGDARSCALLAVMDLGDENGTLYQDVWKIHPCEVFRSCRKQSYDSETTEDEATEPQVPMETKEGPGRHQDKAGCRVPAGEGRMIDSSPDRRATLPVVERELMALGSRPPGAQDPMHPSRVPSSSLPQTQMGPSSSLDLPQPIQTISQPTTSLSSYKNCVTSHSTQDPALGGAVIKHKIPGTSSGGASHNSGSDSGGGRTNQPARTAPKIFDKVKEFEQKVSEVSAGVKSGRSLGRTASCDRESLFKEEGESQPDAAASRRSAFGKKRASSLEDTPVYKQRVQNFQNKFTEELARIKKMVGRPNLKKAYSTEQLPQSESRTVGKLEPIPPQVIKKLEERERVLGEGAEGGRRVAFPKSFRSQELGLLDERTAPRREECESASESRRASADRVGEVSVSMETAPVNLLPGRRSPSPRVTRKSLTREVLQNSPAMTRLSHPDEEQPPLTHTKGDSTTHIKRSSPHKELEQPLHHRRPPSPRSPSPTAQRGPSPTLVREASSPLSNFPPKPQRFSPTPSPTSTLSISPLTKRRKAELKMTIPTILVEDEPMEMEEEEAGGRRERGTTSRAGKEGWTSKTHKAGKHLGKSDESDDSSADEGPTEKPEFERPLRDTTATAGSEVLLKCVITGSPLPTVTWKKGDVLIRSSPSHVVKAEGELHSLLITRMGFGDAGTYCVTAVNSAGKASCNATLYIKSEPTQEQVRKPSSLPLVKVSSPVQTDEEYLSPLDKVMEIGDPSSQSSGPQSRHAFFKEPPSFQVALTDKEVTEGQEVDMSVKVRGHPQPMVYWLRDKVTLKTAGRFIVRETEVDTSEMIITSAKITDAGIYTCKIINQYGTKQSECKLEVKAAPAEEVLAITRELQDVAVRAGESAMFECYMTGPLDVDVDWLSNGKLVQPALLNCKMTFTGKRCRLLLNSVHEDDSGMYTCKLSTAKVELTSSAHLKVTPSKEPLFTRKLDILEVIEGRTARFDCKVSGSPPPSVIWKHFENQVEESENIHLLQEGGRHSLVITHVRSDTEGFYTAIAKNVHGKAECTAELYMQEPRPSVSSNMSKLEKMPSIAEEPEVLECEVEQEQRTMPDFVKPLADLEVIEGREAVLKCKVAGLPYPTIAWYHNGKKIDSTEDRKMTQHRDVHSLVIRSACHGHGGVYKSVISNKLGKSACYAHLYITDIVPNPPDGPPVVDSITGKTITLSWKKPKRLDSSIDGSSLMYAVQQQSLGSIQWNIIASNLRETTYTVTGLSKGVRYAFRVLTATAKVLSKPSPSTDLVQLIDKGPYLRKAPVILDKPDVVYMVENQSVNITLKLNHVNALVTWKRRGVVLINKPGVYEMSMPDDDQHNLKIQRVKTADSGHLVCTAKNQFGSDLCTILLAMAVPPKFESIMEDSEIHVGEMSRFAVVVEGKPDPDILWYKDDTLLSESSHFTFVYDEAECSLVVLNARLEDSGVYTCTAKNLGGQVSCKAELTVHKVRKEVVEPVEDEGTILRRMRSLTDYYDIHKEIGRGAFSYVKRVTEKKGKVEYAAKFVSARAKRKTSALQEMNLLSELDHEKIIYFHDAFEKKNMVIIITELCHEEFLDRLTKKTSILESEVRSSIQQVLEGVSYLHQKDIAHLDIKPENILMAGRHSSQIRICDFGNAVKLDTNEAQYCKYGTPEFVAPEIVNQTPISKATDIWPIGVITYLCLTGVSPFAGENDRCTVLNIRNQNVAFEENMFTDLSREAWGFVIKLLVADRLRPNSTECLRHPWFKTITNKSVSTAMLKQVLSRRRWQRSLISYKSKMVMRSIPELLNDSSNHISIAVARHLKEGSPPPSSSSDSDEDVDELPFIPMPLSLVCSGSRVSLNEIPGEEDVIKPSSCTNGAVEGVALNRHREQPVEDMVSKKDAGEIGVARETRKRVTTEEVGGPLDEEMTAVKTKRVPLAKGSSMEEDDTQTKSRRSTMRRGSSADSALLLNVQSEEGAVDEEKEDSGNKILKKSVSMELPNRSPSPGSAKMSQEDYALKLELMRQRLMRGGNSKSGLRGPLLETLGMDEERHTSSLDRNLRRSGAGGPERSLARAASTESTVDDPPKTKVFRKSSSFSQGDSEPMPLHRRFGAPLEIPTASHNTEKGERVERSHNTEKGESVERSHNTEKGERVERSHNTEKGERVERSHNTEKGETVERSHNTEKGETVERSHNTEKSQSTERITEGKELQEAASISAITEQTKLETRPISNWPSSIQPVPVTEDQGVGETKEPEEQKDSKTSVRDEDMERRTKAQERVNGHESMKEPSQVRSLLDVPPVIMIEEDPEEKEQNEKPELEIEKGKVKAGGSSPVIMSKEKTSAYASIMQTIVVPSGKSDSSQRSTPSPTLPEHPAVFAKVATERPTSPTISTRLSTALDHPTTPRQSTTPLRTDIKDIDSEEVFEARFKKRESSLTRGLRRLTRTKSDDKSPTLPLKAGEGEEVYRPGRLGAPLEMVPQGLHERSKSVQDLREVDRDTGSLGIIGRFSMRTKRTLSMDKKMEKPKVDKVKDEKPKEAEPEITASKRRVSWAIGRSKSLDTTQLDNIEAQREQEGRERKKMEESSVFAMRRKFENKVAGISASLRSKSEERKEDKEAKRRMEEEKSNKCSKENDLKKVNDSPVLAMRKKFENKVVGISGRGRSQSEDRKETVENPEGKKTTLFSRHRHSQSEGRGLKEMGIPENQLAKQTHKESKASKESIGSVSSIHSDKSKSQKSLTPETDRRSRWDRWGLGRSRKDKNPSQTDLPSDKDEGSSGNLKHCRTSSDFPPVFHIKLKDHVLLEGDPVTLSCLPAGSPHPQITWTKDKKPLEIDDRMNLISCPDGRQLITIMKTSRRDAGLYECVATNPLASVSSSCTLSLACVPKRPGTPEVPQTYNNTALVLWKPADTKAPCSYSLERKTEGGLTFIYTGDANWSIIATGVADCYYNVRDLPPGGTFRFRVACVNKAGQGPYSNISDRVSLDSTVGVSSPAVAIVKTVPAPPRHPAQLGTTLGAAFPLAQPVVTHPPREAVSTSSPSSHTSTQTSLTSPVPSAAPPSHAPTPLPAEPLVVPSPPVVKPPPFVLPKPQSPVNVVPPMTQTPPPLATPPATPTKPSVVTTVPTYSPAATTYIAPPPLPAPSFSPQVLQVTGLSPMGEGRGTPVRGTSTGRVTPKPGETALRQGVPQKPYTFLDEKARGRFGVVRECRENATGHVFMAKIVPYDQETKKSILQEYEILKSLHNDKIMALHEAYVTPRYLVLVAEYCTGKELLYSLIDRFRYSEDDVVGYLVQILQGLEYLHNKRILHLDIKPDNIMVTNLNVIKIVDFGSAQNFNPLLLKQYSSGLSTLEYMSPEMIKGDVIGPPADIWSLGVVAYVMLSGRLPFHDKDRQQTETKIQMAKFDPTKLYPNVSQSASMFLKKMLSSYAWARPSTKDCFTHAWLQDSYLMKLRRQTLTFTTTKLKEFLGEHHRHRAEVSTKHKVLLRSYSSTASPTAPSQPHPPK from the exons AGAACGGGACACTCTACCAAGACGTTTGGAAGATTCACCCATG CGAAGTTTTCCGCTCCTGCCGAAAGCAAAGCTACG ACTCTGAAACAACCGAGGATGAAGCCACAGAGCCCCAGGTACCTATGGAAACAAAGGAAGGACCCGGGCGACACCAGGACAAGGCTGGCTGTAGAGTGCCTGCAG GTGAAGGTAGGATGATAGACTCCAGCCCTGACCGGAGGGCCACTCTTCCTGTGGTGGAGAGGGAGCTTATGGCTTTGGGCTCGCGGCCTCCAGGGGCTCAAGACCCAATGCACCCCAGCAG GGTGCCGTCTTCTTCTCTCCCTCAAACCCAAATGGGCCCATCCTCCAGCCTTGATTTACCCCAGCCCATTCAGACTATATCCCAACCAACCACATCCCTCAGCTCATATAAGAACTGTGTCACTTCACACAGTACCCAGGACCCAGCCCTAGGAGGCGCTGTGATAAAACACAAAATCCCAGGGACATCTTCAGGAGGCGCCTCTCATAATTCAGGCAGTGACAGCGGTGGTGGCAGGACAAATCAGCCGGCCCGCACAGCTCCAAAGATCTTCGACAAGGTCAAGGAGTTTGAACAAAAGGTGAGCGAGGTGAGTGCGGGGGTCAAGTCTGGGCGCTCCTTGGGCCGGACAGCTTCTTGTGATCGGGAGAGTCTCTTCAAAGAGGAGGGGGAAAGCCAGCCAGATGCTGCGGCCTCAAGGCGTTCTGCATTCGGAAAGAAGAGGGCCTCGTCTCTGGAGGACACACCAGTCTACAAGCAGAGGGTCCAGAACTTCCAGAACAAGTTCACAGAGGAGCTGGCCAGGATCAAGAAGATGGTGGGCAGGCCCAACCTGAAGAAGGCCTACTCCACTGAGCAATTGCCCCAGTCAGAGAGCCGGACCGTAGGCAAACTGGAGCCCATTCCCCCTCAGGTGATTAAGAAactggaggaaagagagagagtccTGGGAGAGGGAGCTGAAGGGGGGAGGAGGGTTGCATTTCCAAAATCCTTTCGGTCCCAAGAGCTGGGTCTGCTGGATGAAAGGACGGCTCCCCGACGGGAGGAGTGTGAGTCAGCGTCAGAGTCTAGGAGGGCATCTGCAGATAGAGTGGGGGAAGTCTCTGTTTCCATGGAGACAGCACCGGTTAACCTGTTACCAGGACGACGATCACCCTCACCAAGAGTCACACGGAAAAGCCTGACCAG GGAAGTCCTTCAGAACTCTCCCGCCATGACGAGGCTTTCGCACCCAGACGAAGAACAACCCCCTCTGACCCATACGAAGGGAGACTCGACAACCCACATCAAGCGTTCTTCGCCTCATAAAGAACTGGAGCAACCTCTACATCACCGAAGGCCTCCGAGCCCCAGGTCTCCAAGCCCCACCGCACAGAGAGGACCATCGCCAACCCTGGTCAGAGAGGCATCTTCCCCACTGTCCAACTTCCCTCCCAAGCCCCAGCGGTTTTCCCCAACACCATCTCCCACATCCACCCTGTCTATCAGCCCTCTGACAAAGAGACGGAAGGCTGAGCTGAAGATGACCATCCCTACCATCCTGGTTGAGGATGAACCTATGgaaatggaggaggaggaggctggaggaaggagagagagaggaacgaCGAGCAGAGCAGGGAAGGAGGGCTGGACCTCAAAGACTCACAAGGCGGGAAAACATTTGGGGAAGTC AGACGAATCAGATGACTCATCAGCCGATGAGGGGCCAACCGAGAAACCAGAGTTTGAGAGACCCCTGAGAGACACTACTGCCACTGCTGGCTCAGAAGTCCTGCTGAAATGTGTTATAACTGGCAGCCCACTCCCGACAG TGACTTGGAAGAAGGGTGACGTCCTGATAAGGAGCAGCCCGTCCCATGTGGTCAAGGCTGAGGGGGAGCTGCACTCGCTGTTGATAACACGGATGGGTTTTGGAGACGCCGGGACCTACTGCGTCACTGCTGTCAACTCGGCCGGGAAAGCATCGTGCAACGCCACGCTCTACATAAAATCAG AGCCAACCCAGGAGCAGGTTAGAAAGCCCAGCAGCTTGCCCCTGGTGAAGGTGAGCAGTCCAGTCCAAACAGACGAGGAGTACCTGAGTCCCCTTGACAAGGTCATGGAGATTGGAGACCCCTCTTCGCAAAGTTCAGGGCCACAGTCCAGACATGCCTTCTTCAAAGAACCTCCCTCGTTTCAG GTAGCACTTACTGACAAAGAAGtgacagagggacaggaggTCGACATGTCTgttaaggtcagaggtcatccTCAACCCATGGTGTACTG GTTGAGAGACAAAGTAACGTTAAAAACGGCAGGCAGATTCATTGTACGTGAGACAGAGGTTGACACCAGTGAGATGATAATCACGTCAGCAAAAATAACTGATGCAGGAATCTACACCTGCAAGATCATCAACCAATATGGCACCAAGCAAAGCGAATGTAAACTAGAGGTCAAAG CTGCCCCAGCAGAGGAAGTCCTGGCCATCACCAGGGAGTTGCAAGATGTAGCGGTGAGGGCCGGAGAGTCCGCCATGTTTGAGTGTTACATGACCGGACCTCTTGACGTGGACGTAGACTGGCTGTCCAATGGGAAGTTGGTCCAGCCGGCACTGCTCAACTGCAAGATGACCTTTACCGGGAAGAG GTGCCGGTTGCTGTTAAACTCAGTTCATGAAGACGACAGTGGGATGTACACCTGTAAGCTAAGTACAGCCAAAG TGGAGTTGACATCCAGTGCCCACCTAAAGGTCACTCCCTCCAAGGAGCCCCTGTTCACCCGTAAGCTTGACATCCTTGAGGTCATTGAAGGTCGCACCGCCCGCTTTGACTGTAAGGTCAGCGGGTCACCCCCTCCCAGCGTCATCTGGAAGCACTTCG AAAACCAGGTCGAGGAGAGTGAAAACATACATCTACTACAAGAAGGAGGTCGCCACTCACTGGTTATCACCCACGTCCGAAGTGACACGGAGGGCTTCTACACAGCCATCGCCAAGAATGTCCACGGAAAGGCGGAGTGCACCGCCGAGCTGTACATGCAGGAACCGCGGCCTTCCGTCTCTTCCAACAT GTCGAAGCTGGAGAAGATGCCTTCTATCGCCGAGGAGCCGGAGGTCCTGGAGTGCGAGGTGGAGCAGGAGCAGAGGACCATGCCTGACTTCGTCAAGCCCCTGGCCGACCTGGAGGTGATCGAGGGGAGGGAGGCGGTCTTGAAATGTAAAGTGGCGGGCCTGCCCTACCCCACCATCGCCTGGTACCACAACGGCAAGAAGATAGACAGCACGGAGGACAGGAAGATGACCCAGC acAGGGATGTCCACAGTCTGGTCATCCGCTCTGCTTGTCATGGACATGGGGGTGTCTACAAGAGTGTAATCTCCAACAAACTGGGAAAGTCGGCCTGCTATGCACACCTCTATATCACAG ATATTGTTCCTAATCCCCCTGACGGCCCTCCAGTGGTAGACTCCATAACAGGAAAGACAATTACTCTCAGCTGGAAAAAACCAAAGAGGCTGGACTCTTCCATAG ATGGCAGTTCTTTGATGTATGCCGTGCAGCAGCAATCTCTGGGTTCCATCCAGTGGAACATCATTGCCTCCAACCTGAGAGAGACCACCTACACTGTCACTGGTCTCTCCAAGGGGGTCCGCTATGCCTTCAGGGTCCTAACTGCCACTGCCAAGGTCCTTAGCAAACCCTCCCCATCCACTGACCTGGTGCAGCTTATAGATAAAG GTCCCTATCTGAGGAAAGCTCCCGTCATCCTGGACAAGCCTGACGTTGTGTACATGGTTGAGAACCAGTCAGTGAACATCACCCTCAAGCTGAACCATGTCAATGCTCTGGTCACCTGGAAGAGGAGGGGTGTGGTGCTGATAAACAAACCAGGGGTTTATGAGATGAGCATGCCGGATGACGACCAGCACAACCTTAAGATCCAGAGGGTGAAAACCGCAGACAGTGGTCACCTGGTCTGCACAGCCAAAAACCAGTTTGGCAGCGACCTCTGCACCATCCTGCTGGCCATGGCAG TGCCTCCTAAGTTTGAGTCCATCATGGAGGACTCTGAAATACATGTAGGAGAGATGTCTCGCTTTGCTGTGGTTGTGGAAGGGAAACCCGATCCTGACATTCTCTGGTACAAG GATGACACACTGCTATCAGAGAGCAGTCACTTCACCTTTGTGTACGACGAAGCGGAGTGTTCCCTGGTGGTGCTGAATGCCCGGCTTGAGGACTCGGGCGTGTACACGTGCACGGCTAAGAACCTGGGTGGCCAAGTCTCCTGTAAGGCTGAACTCACTGTCCACAAAG TGAGAAAAGAAGTGGTGGAGCCTGTGGAGGACGAGGGGACCATTTTGAGGAGGATGCGGAGTCTGACTGACTACTACGACATACACAAGGAGATAGGACG GGGGGCTTTCTCCTATGTTAAGAGGGTGACAGAGAAGAAAGGAAAGGTGGAGTACGCTGCCAAGTTTGTGTCTGCAAGGGCGAAGAGGAAGACCTCGGCCTTACAGGAGATGAACCTTctgtcagaactggaccatgagAAGATCATCTACTTCCATGATGCTTTTGAGAAGAAGAACATGGTCATCATCATCACTGAGCT ATGCcatgaggagtttcttgacagACTGACCAAGAAGACAAGCATCCTGGAGTCTGAG GTCCGTTCCAGTATTCAGCAGGTGCTTGAAGGGGTCAGCTACCTTCATCAGAAGGACATTGCTCATCTTGACATCAAG CCTGAGAATATCCTCATGGCAGGTCGACACAGCAGCCAGATCCGCATCTGTGACTTTGGCAATGCTGTCAAGCTGGATACCAATGAAGCGCAGTACTGCAAATATGGCACTCCGGAATTTGTTGCCCCAGAGATCGTTAACCAAACGCCCATCTCTAAGGCAACAGACATCTG GCCCATTGGGGTCATCACTTACCTATG CCTGACTGGTGTGTCTCCTTTCGCTGGTGAGAACGACAGATGTACCGTCCTAAACATCAGGAACCAAAATGTGGCTTTTGAGGAGAATATGTTCACTGACCTTTCTAGAGAGGCCTGGGGATTCGTCATCAAACTGCTGGTGGCTGACAGACT GAGGCCTAATTCTACAGAATGTCTTCGTCACCCATGGTTTAAGACTATAACAAATAAGAGCGTCAGCACAGCAATGCTCAAGCAAGTCTTATCACGAAGACGTTGGCAG CGTTCCCTTATCAGCTACAAATCAAAGATGGTAATGCGCTCAATTCCTGAGCTGCTAAATGATTCCTCCAACCACATTTCCATCGCCGTAGCCCGCCACCTCAAAGAGGGctcacccccaccctcctcatcctctgacTCAGATGAAGATGTGGATGAACTCCCCTTCATCCCCATGCCTCTGTCATTGGTATGCTCTGGCTCCAGGGTCTCCCTTAACGAGATACCAGGTGAAGAGGATGTGATTAAGCCGTCTTCCTGCACCAACGGGGCGGTGGAAGGGGTTGCGCTCAACCGGCACAGGGAGCAACCAGTAGAGGACATGGTGTCCAAGAAGGATGCCGGGGAAATAGGTGTGGCTAGAGAGACAAGGAAAAGGGTAACAACTGAGGAAGTGGGAGGGCCTTTGGATGAAGAGATGACCGCGGTGAAGACCAAACGGGTCCCCCTGGCAAAGGGCTCCAGTATGGAGGAGgatgacacacagacaaagtcCAGGAGATCAACGATGAGGAGGGGCAGTTCCGCTGACTCAGCCCTGCTCCTCAACGTCCAGTCAGAGGAGGGGGCTGTGGATGAGGAAAAGGAAGACAGTGGCAACAAAATCCTAAAAAAGTCTGTTTCCATGGAGCTGCCTAATAGGAGCCCTAGCCCTGGGTCAGCTAAAATGAGCCAGGAGGACTATGCCCTCAAACTGGAGCTGATGAGACAAAGGTTGATGAGGGGAGGCAACAGCAAAAGCGGCTTGAGGGGTCCCCTGTTAGAGACCCTTGGAATGGATGAGGAGAGGCACACCTCGTCCCTGGATCGTAATTTAAGGAGATCCGGGGCCGGGGGGCCCGAGAGGTCGCTTGCCAGAGCAGCCTCTACGGAAAGCACAGTGGACGACCCACCGAAGACCAAAGTGTTCCGGAAGAGTTCCTCGTTCAGTCAAGGAGACTCAGAGCCCATGCCTCTGCACCGGCGGTTTGGAGCCCCTTTAGAAATCCCCACAGCAAGCCATAACActgagaagggggagagggttGAGAGGAGCCATAACACTGAGAAGGGGGAGAGTGTTGAGAGGAGCCATAACActgagaagggggagagggttGAGAGGAGCCATAACActgagaagggggagagggttGAGAGGAGCCATAACACTGAGAAGGGGGAGACGGTTGAGAGGAGCCATAACACTGAGAAGGGGGAGACGGTTGAGAGGAGCCATAACACTGAGAAGAGCCAAAGCACTGAGAGGATTACGGAAGGGAAAGAACTTCAGGAGGCTGCTTCCATATCAGCAATAACAGAGCAGACCAAGCTGGAGACTAGACCGATCTCCAACTGGCCCTCCTCCATACAGCCCGTACCAGTCACAGAAGACCAAGGAGTGGGGGAAACAAAAGAaccagaggagcagaaggatAGTAAGACATCTGTCAGAGATGAAGATATGGAGAGAAGGACCAAAGCACAGGAGAGAGTAAATGGACATGAGTCAATGAAGGAGCCATCCCAGGTCAGGTCTCTTTTGGATGTACCTCCTGTAATAATGATAGAGGAGGATCctgaagagaaagaacaaaacgAAAAGCCGGAGCTAGAGATAGAAAAAGGAAAGGTCAAAGCAGGTGGCAGTTCCCCAGTGATAATGTCGAAGGAAAAAACATCTGCGTATGCCAGCATCATGCAGACAATTGTAGTACCATCTGGAAAATCTGACAGCAGCCAGAGGTCTACACCTAGTCCTACGTTGCCTGAACATCCTGCCGTCTTTGCCAAGGTGGCCACTGAACGGCCAACCAGCCCAACTATCTCGACTAGGTTGTCCACGGCCTTGGACCATCCCACCACCCCACGTCAATCGACCACACCACTCCGAACAGATATCAAGGACATAGACTCAGAAGAAGTTTTTGAAGCCAGGTTCAAGAAGCGTGAGTCATCGCTGACTCGTGGGCTTCGAAGACTGACCAGGACCAAATCAGACGATAAGTCTCCGACTCTTCCCCTTAAGGCAGGCGAGGGGGAGGAGGTATACCGTCCCGGGCGTCTGGGGGCACCGCTGGAAATGGTTCCCCAGGGATTGCATGAGAGGTCCAAGTCGGTCCAGGACCTGAGGGAGGTGGATAGAGACACAGGATCCCTGGGCATCATTGGACGGTTTTCGATGCGAACCAAGAGGACCTTATCCATGGATAAAAAGATGGAAAAGCCCAAAGTGGATAAAGTAAAGGATGAGAAGCCAAAGGAGGCTGAGCCTGAGATCACAGCCAGTAAGCGCAGGGTGTCCTGGGCCATAGGGCGTAGTAAGAGTCTGGACACAACACAGCTGGATAATATAGAGGcccagagagagcaggagggaaGGGAAAGGAAAAAGATGGAGGAGTCATCTGTCTTTGCCATGCGGCGAAAATTTGAGAACAAAGTAGCGGGCATCTCAGCCAGTTTGAGGAGCAAATCAGAGGAAAGGAAGGAGGATAAAGAGGCCAAGCGACGCATGGAAGAAGAGAAAAGTAATAAATGTTCAAAAGAAAATGATCTTAAAAAGGTAAATGATTCCCCGGTCCTAGCGATGAGAAAGAAATTTGAGAACAAGGTGGTCGGAATTTCTGGGAGAGGCCGGAGTCAGTCAGAGGATAGGAAAGAGACAGTGGAGAATCCTGAGGGAAAGAAAACTACACTGTTTTCCCGTCATCGCCATTCCCAGTCTGAGGGAAGAGGACTCAAAGAGATGGGGATACCAGAGAATCAGCTagcaaaacagacacacaaggaaTCCAAAGCGTCCAAGGAATCCATCGGTTCTGTGTCAAGCATTCATTCTGACAAGTCAAAAAGTCAGAAGTCACTGA CTCCAGAGACTGACAGGCGGTCGCGGTGGGACAGGTGGGGTCTGGGCAGGAGCAGGAAGGACAagaatccatctcaaactgacCTCCCCTCTGACAAAGATGAGGGGTCTTCAGGCAATCTGAAGCACTGCCGCACTTCCTCTG ATTTCCCTCCTGTGTTCCACATTAAGCTGAAGGACCATGTGTTGTTGGAGGGGGACCCTGTTACTCTTAGCTGCCTCCCAGCTGGAAGCCCCCACCCACAAATCACCTGGACTAAAG ATAAGAAACCGCTGGAGATAGATGACAGAATGAACCTGATCTCCTGTCCAGATGGCAGGCAGCTCATTACTATCATGAAGACCAGTAGGAGGGACGCTGGGCTCTATGAGTGTGTGGCCACCAACCCCTTAGCGTCCGTCAGCAGTTCCTGCACCCTTTCTTTGGCCT GTGTCCCAAAAAGGCCTGGCACACCTGAGGTTCCCCAAACGTACAACAATACAGCCCTGGTGCTATGGAAACCAGCTGACACCAAGGCCCCCTGTAGCTACTCACTGGAAAGGAAGACAGAAGGTGGGCTGACATTCATCTACACTG GTGATGCCAATTGGTCGATCATAGCGACAGGAGTGGCTGACTGCTACTACAATGTGAGAGACCTGCCACCAGGGGGCACTTTTAGGTTCCGGGTGGCCTGCGTCAACAAGGCCGGACAGGGACCATACAGCAACATTTCAGACAGAGTCAGTCTGGACTCAACAG TGGGCGTGTCCTCTCCTGCAGTGGCAATTGTGAAGACTGTCCCTGCCCCTCCTCGCCACCCTGCCCAATTGGGAACCACCTTAGGGGCTGCTTTCCCATTGGCCCAGCCAGTAGTAACACATCCTCCCAGGGAAGCTGTGTCCACCAGCTCTCCCTCTTCACACACTTCCACACAGACCTCTCTTACCTCTCCAGTCCCCAGCGCAGCCCCGCCCAGCCATGCCCCAACACCTCTTCCAGCTGAACCCCTGGTGGTCCCTTCCCCGCCTGTAGTCAAGCCCCCTCCCTTCGTCCTACCGAAGCCCCAGAGTCCTGTCAACGTGGTCCCTCCCATGACTCAAACCCCACCCCCTCTTGCCACTCCCCCTGCCACCCCCACCAAGCCATCTGTCGTCACCACCGTGCCCACCTACAGCCCTGCCGCCACCACCTACATAGCCCCACCCCCACTCCCGgccccctccttctccccccaAGTGCTCCAGGTCACCGGTCTGAGCCCcatgggggaggggaggggcacTCCAGTCCGAGGGACCTCCACAGGCCGCGTCACACCCAAGCCGGGTGAGACCGCTCTGCGACAGGGAGTGCCACAGAAGCCCTACACCTTCCTGGATGAGAAGGCCAG AGGGCGGTTCGGGGTTGTCCGGGAGTGTCGAGAAAACGCCACAGGACACGTCTTCATGGCTAAGATCGTTCCTTATGACCAGGAGACTAAGAAGTCCATCCTGCAGGAGTATGAGATCCTTAAGTCCCTTCACAACGACAAGATTATGGCACTTCACGAGGCCTACGTCACGCCCCGCTACTTAGTCCTAGTGGCTGAGTACTGCACCGGCAAGGAGCTGCTTTACAGCctcatagacag GTTTCGTTACTCTGAAGATGACGTGGTGGGCTACCTGGTCCAGATTCTTCAAGGGTTGGAATACCTCCACAACAAACGGATTCTCCATCTGGACATCAAGCCTGACAACATAATGGTCACCAACCTCAATGTCATTAAAATAGTAGACTTCGGCAGCGCTCAGAACTTCAACCCCCTCCTGCTGAAACAGTACAGCAGTGGCCTGAGCACCCTAGAGTACATGT CACCGGAGATGATAAAAGGAGATGTGATTGGGCCACCAGCTGACATATGGAGTCTGGGGGTTGTAGCCTATGTCAT GCTAAGTGGTAGGTTGCCCTTTCACGACAAAGACCGGCAGCAGACTGAGACCAAAATCCAGATGGCCAAGTTTGACCCGACCAAGCTGTACCCAAACGTGTCCCAAAGTGCCTCAATGTTCCTCAAGAAGATGCTGAGTAGCTACGCCTG GGCCCGTCCGAGCACCAAGGACTGTTTCACTCACGCCTGGCTACAGGACTCCTACCTGATGAAGCTGAGAAGACAGACACTcaccttcaccaccaccaagcTCAAAGAGTTCCTAGGGGAGCACCATCGACATCGCGCCGAAGTCTCCACCAAACACAAAGTCCTCCTACGCTCTTATTCCAGCACAGCTTCTCCAACCGCGCCCTCCCAACCACATCCACCAAAGTGA